The Papio anubis isolate 15944 chromosome 2, Panubis1.0, whole genome shotgun sequence region aatatttaatataaataagatCTAAATAATAGTAACTGTAATTCTACCATTCATTAACTGAATGAATTGAATGAGGTATTTTACCTactgaaaaagaaagcaacaacgttaatttttctcaaaattttcattcatttctgtattcaTAATACTATGACTCTGACACTGGTCCCTTCATTGAATTTGCAATTAcattacttatatatgtataaactgCACTTTTTTGGCAGTTATTTGGCACAACTAAGAATCCATAAATCTTTATAAAAACTGTCTCCCTTAAAGTTCCTTAGGTTAGTTTAGAAAGTACTGCTCCAAATTATAAGTAGCTTTTCTTGCTTACTCTGCACCTGATAAGACTATTTACCCCTTTTAAATATCAGTAGCCAATCACAGCTATGTAGCATTTATGaactagaaaggaagaaaaatatattctgggGTGTGTTCATATGTGagttctcttactttttttttgtttgtttgtttgagacggagtctcgctctgtcgcccaggctggagtgagtggcgccatctcggctcactgcaagctccgcctcccgggttcccgccattctcctgcctcagcgtcccgagtagctgggaccacaggcgctgccacctcgcctgtctaattttttttgttttgttttgtttttgttgttgttgtttttgtattcttagtagagatggggtttcaccgtgttagccaggatggtctcgatcttctgacctcatgatctgcccgcctcggcctcccaaagtgctgggattacaggcgtgagccaccgcgcccggccgagttctCTTACATTTTAAGAGAAATTGTCAGAAGAACATATTTATgatttttccattataaatgtCAATGGTTAGAATCTTATTTTGCTATTAAGTAAATAATTTGGCAGTCAAATGATCCAATTTGGGGAATGGTAGACATACACGAttaatgttttaaagtaaaattatatagtTTATTGATGTATTAacataggtttatttttaaataagaagaaatgcaggaaaaagaaaagatggccCCTATTCCTACCACTCAAAGATGCCTAGGGTTATTTTGGTATATATTCTAATATCCTtgtattgtttcttaaaaatgtgttaacatgctataagtaattattttcatttaatgctatattatctatattattcatattattatagATTTTTTGTTATAATAATAGCTACATAATATCTCATAAAACTACTCTACTAGAATTTACTTAAGCATTatgacattttaaagtatatacatGATTTCTAATATTTCAAAGTAATAAATGATACTGAAATTTCAGGCTTAAAGCATTGTATACATTTTGGAGATTTTCTTTGGCCAGATTTAAAGGACTAGAAATATATAATAAGAGGATGTAAAATATTAAGGCTTTGACACGTAGTTAACAATTGCTTCTCAGAGTTTTAAATAAGTGTCTAGAGGacaatatacaaatacatatcaATATCTATAATACATCTTTGTTATTTAACTTAAATATTAgacatttgtattaaaaataattataatggaTAGACTAAAATAATCAGAgctgtttattgattttaatagAGAATATTCAACAATAATGGTTGATTACCAAAAGCATATGAATGAAGCCCTATAGCATGAAATATTacactcaataaaatattattgaagcaaaaaataatgatataaaattaattttgatacaGTTTAGATTCCAAACTTAGTTATAAAaccatatataaacacacatgtgttttaaatacattgaaatatatattatctatacaCATAGGCCTAGtaagaatgtatttttaagtattatttttctcttgtttttgtacatgtgtatttttatgtcaaaaacatattttttaatcagaaaaaacaaataagtttGTACCACACTTCATTTATAAGAGCCTTGGGTGAGaatgacattttttaaactgAGTACATACAATAAAAGAGGAatgcaaatttgaaaataaactgtGAAAAATACTTTTGGAAATAACTACCATGTTTTAGACACCTGGCagttataatttcaaataaacatatgGCATATTGTATAGCATTAATTTCTATTTGTAATGACTACATTATACTATACCTTTACAACATAAATTAAAATCTGTGAATAAAATACCTACTTACATCAGAAGTGAGCCTAGCCTAGTGCCAAAAAGACTCTATGCTTGAAGTATAAAGTGGAACACAGCAAATtcatacttcttttcttttcattttgaccttATTAGTGATTATAGTTTTACTATATTATTAGTGATTATAGTTTTACTATATTCTTTGGAAAACAATTGcacaatatttaataatttcataattctaataatttatctgtattttaacttttgtatTCTCATAAGCACCAGTTTCCACACAAAATTTTAATAGATTATCTCCTATAAAAATAAGTGTTGCATCCTTTCTTGTagacagttttataaaaattgtgCTTTTCTTTCAGGCTGTCATACTGACAGCAGTGGCAAGCAGTTTGAAGCAGCCACTGCCATCATGCTGGCTGCAGCAGGAACACATTGGTCTGGACTAATGCTCCACAGAGCAGGCAGGTACCCCATCCTCCCAGGTGAAGCTGAGCTGCCGAAACCACGGCTGTGCATCCCTGCATCCCTACACTCTTGGGGTCTTAGGAAGACCCCTCGTGCCCTTGCAGGCTTGGAAGTACCTGCTCCCACTGTCTGGCTTCTCCTCACTGTCAGCATCTACTCCAATCTTGGAGCAATGTGGGCCAAGCCTGGGCACTGTTGCAGCCTGGCCAGGCATGCACACACTTGGTACAACGCTGAGACACAAGGACCCTGCTGCCTCGAGCCTCTCTGGAATTTGGGCACCAACAAGCATGGgggggaggccaagggggactAAGAACAGCCCTGTGCTGGCATACAGATGTCCCTTTGCATGAGCAACCTGGGCACCATAgatggtggcaggagacagacagGCTCGTGGGTGGAAGGGGGTGGTCCCCagtgaggccccaccttcaggcccGGGAGGGCCTAAAGGCTGGAGGCCAGGTTGCCAGTCGTGCAGACTGGAATAAGTACATGTGGTGCCTTTTCTGGTccacccatggccacccatggaccaatcaatcagcacacacttcctcccaTCTGAGGCCCATAAAACCCTAAGGCTCAGCCAGAGCAGAACAGACATCAGaacaaccagctgcagagaggaacaATCCACTCCGTGacctcctctctgctgaaagctgGGAAGATGGGACAACCTTCCTGCAGGGAGGAGCTtcccactccagggtctcctctctgctaggAGCTGAACACTCATCTGGACACTGGCTGCatgcctgtggaaaggagctgtCCCCTGCAGGAGACttagctgttctgtcactcaataaaactccTATTTATCTTGCTCATACTCTCCACTTGTCTCCATATCTCATTCTTCATGGTGGTAGGACAAGAACTCTGGACCTGTCAAATGGTGgggctgaaagagctgtaacacaaacagggctgaaacatgctcCTTGCTCGACACACTGCAGTTGAAGAGTAAAGAACTGTGGCCCTTCAGAAATCCCAGACCTGGAAGCCTCTCGAGCCAGGACTGTGACTctctctttggggctctgcagttcctggcatctccaagcttcaaGGTGCAACCATGTTTCCCAGTGCAAtgtggaagctgcttgcagtgTGTCTTGCTCAGCCACAGCTTTACAGAGAGCCAGCACTcatgccagcacctggagctgcctgtcCCGCTGTGGTAACTGGCACATCTGACTCTGCTCAGTGGCTAGACCCCATGTTCATTTACACACCCTTTGCTGTTCCATGCCTGACTCACCCTTGGCAGGTATGGGACCCAGGCTGGTAGCGTGAGTTGAGTGAAGACTGACAGGCTGAGCAGGTTAAACAAGCCCAGTAGGGCTGAGCAAAACTAGGGCAAGAgcgccaccagccacagaggttccTGACCAGAAAAATGACACTCCAGTGATCCTGTAACAATGTAACAGGGTTAGAAATTAATTATGAATGCTAATCTTATAGAATAGTCATTTCCCAGATTAAGAGTACAGAATCAGGTTCAAAGGTAAATTGAcctttctcaaagaaaagaatggtattctttcctttctattaatgttaattttaagaCAAAGAAGTCAtatgtttttgttccttttataatAAATCACTTCCCTttctataatatgtaatattaattGTGTCCAGGTCCCAGGACATTTTAATCTTTGCATTAGTCAATTCTCACTATATGAAAAAGTTACTTCTCTTAGCTACAGATAATTGTAAAGAcccagtaagtttttttttttttttttttttaaatacaaacaatCCCACAGCATTTATTGCCATCTTGTATAACACAAgggtaatcaaaacaatatgaataaatgttCATATTAGACAAAGGACATCTAAAAACAAACTGTATTCTTCTCAACAATTTCTCACTTCATTGATCATTTCTAGTTGGAGACACTTTGTAGCAAAGTAATATTATCTCCTTTCAGCATGATCCGACCCAGTTGTTTTCTTGACTTTGTTTTAGAATGAATCTCTTCTGCATCATCTAATACAAGGTTCATATATTCATCAAAACCAATGATACAGCCTTCTATCCGCATATTCACTTGCTCATAGAGCCACACCTGAATCCGCGATCTATTTTGTAAGTATCTGAAGATGAGGTTGATGGGCTGCACCATAACCTTCTGCACTTTCTGGCCCTGGCCACGGTACGCCATGGTGAAATTTCCAAGACCCAGTAAGTTTTTAATATACACCAGCCTTCACTCACAAATGCAAGTGCGTCTCCCAGCAGGTGGGCGAAGAAAGGGGCAGCGGGAGGCTCATGACAAGCTCTTTTTACTGAACAAACATTTCAAAGGAAAGATATTAACTTAACAATATTGTCCTTGAGTATAATgagcattttaaataatacacacctgaacttttcattttgagtgttttattttagaaatgtatgGCTTTCtctatttgtcatttattttgaaCCTACATATATCTGCTCTCACCACCTCTCCTTCATTCAAGAAAATAGACTCTCTACCACACAGAAGAGCATGAATGTACAACcgataattatttttgtttgtctaatTATTCTATCCGAATAACTTCAAtatatctttttgcttttataggTAATTAATTTATAAAGTTAGCATTAAGAcaacaaatatttcatatacattttaatttgttatgTGACATAGTTAAATGAACCAGTGTACATACAAGTGCTTCAGAAACTCCTACACAATTACAAATACTTCAACAGTACATGATAGCTAGTTAGACTTTTAAAACTTCACGTAACTTTTGACAGTTAGCTCCTTTGGAACCTGATTTCGAAGATTATGCCTTACGGCAACAGCTCTATCCTGTTCGTTCTAATcttgaagttttacattttgtaaatagCAAAGCAAGCCTTGGAAAACCTTGTAATTGACACGGTAATATATGAATACCATACAATACATACActgaatttctgtttctgtttactCATAGCTTCATAAGCATTAAATGACTGGGTCTGTAATTCCAATATGTAAATTCCAATTCAGTGAGTTTTACACTAGCCTTTTAAAAAAGACACTGTCGAGTACACCACTAGGTGGCAGACAAAGATCAGAAAATTTCCATTACATACTCACCTTAAAACGTGTATATAATGCACTTAAAAGTCTTTCttgaattacattttatatataaaattagggTCAGTTTCAGTATGCTTTTAGTTATTATGAAAACACGTTTTATAAAGATTTTTACCAAACACATTTtaacaggaaatattttattctttatttgtgatatatacatatacataatatataatacatttctgATATGTAAATGCTATGCATGTACATGAGTGTGTATGTACTAGCAAGTTTTATACCCTATATAGaataatattttaggaaaaagcaaaatgtaaactAACCCTACGAAATCCtacattcacattttcttttgtgttaagtcttaatttaaaatttttctagctAAGAATAATTCAGTATAACTATTATTATATTCATAAACtctaacattttacttttatatcatTACATATATGATGGTATTTAAATtgctatattttataataaatataatttgctaCTCATTGGTGTCTTCCAAATTAtctttattcatattcatattatttttgtaGGGTTACTGATTAATCAAAAGTTCTAAACAGCTACTGGTATTTGAAGAAATGCTTCTACTTCTATAGTTGATGAATTTGGTAAAATAACAGCATATTTTCTCTGATAGTTCCTCGTCTTTACTCTAGCAAAgagagacagatttttttttctaacaaaaaatatgtgaaagCAGCAGGCTGAGCTAGCAAATGTCAGATCCAGTTTTGCTTCCACAGAGTATATACTCTGTGATCCTTAGTAAATCAACATACTGATGCCAATTAATAAGTGAAAAGAGTTTAGTGACCTAAAATGCTAATGAACGAGAGGAGAAAGACTTCATTAAtatgtaattgattttttttttttcttagttgccAGGTTTAGAGAAGCtcgaaaggaatttttttttaatttttaaatttttaatttttgtgggtacataataggtttATGGATagaatttttttacttaatattagaGTATTATGAGCTTACTTGTTTACTTTCAGGTTGAATTTTTACAGTGTTCCTCCATTCCATCCTACCTGattggtcttttcttttcttacttttcctcCCCAAATTTATCACCTATTATTTATCTTCCCTCATTCCCTTTCCACCTCTCCTCATTTGTTGTTTGAATGGATGAGTTGGAAAACAGGGATAAGATCTCAAAGAATCAGAAAGTTATGATTTAGAATTACCTGGTGGGGCAAAGGGATAGGGactgttctgtttttctgaactgtttgggaattttttaaaaaacattggaGCATTGATTTAGCATAAATAAAGCCGGCTACACATAAGAAAGATTCTCATTGCGGAGCTGCTGGGCAGAAATTTGGAattcatttctacattttattttattttattttattttattttattttattgtattttgagacggagtctcgctctgtcgcccagactggagtgcagtggaccgatttcggctcactgcaagctccgcctcccgggttcaggccagtctcctgcctcagcctccccagtaacgaggactacaggctcccgtcaccacgcccggctaatttttttgtatttttagtagagacggggtttcaccgtgttagccagaatggtctccatctcctgacctcgtgattctcccgccttggcctcccaaagtgctgggattacaggtgcgagccactgcgcccagccatttctacattttctaaaacatgttATTATTTGCTAAAATATCTACAATCccaagcaacaaaaataaataaataaataaataagtttaactCGTTAAGTCTTTAATTCTGTGACTGATATGCTCACTTCAGGTGggtaaattattttcatagctGTGCTTACAAAACTCTAAAACCTGTTTTCAATTATGATAGCACACAGTATATAGGCAACATTTTGAAGTCTTACGAGATTTTACTTTCTCTGCTATACCTTTAATGTTACtagtaacatattttaaaaataaatattttcaaagtatttttctcaTCGAATGAGGATAAACACTTTATGGATGGAGACAGtatctgaaacattttaaatgtctagACATTCTTatataggcatttaataaatatttgtggattatTTGATTACTTTCTTGTTACCTAActtcagaaaaatcaaaatgataaatattatcaGAAGCTTATTAGCCACACCAAGATCACTACAGGCACCTGGCTTGAACCTTCAACATTTTCCAGAGATTCTGACTTTCAGTAACTCCTACTATGTCTATTCAGGCTAGGAGTGACCAGCTGGATAAAAACCATCACCTATAGGTAGTTTCAGTAGCCTCTAATTTCCAGGCTAAATTGGAAttcccctccccaggccccaaaattaaaagcaagatcCAGGTTACTCTTTGGCAGATTATGACTGAACACATCACTCTGCCTTGAGATTGTTTTCTGCCCAGTGGTAATCATTAAGAACAGACTTCCCAAATATGTGTTAACTGCCATCTTCTTATTCAGAAGTGGAGTTCAAGTGTCCAACAACAGGTCCATTTCTCAGATGTGCC contains the following coding sequences:
- the LOC100998797 gene encoding small nuclear ribonucleoprotein E produces the protein MAYRGQGQKVQKVMVQPINLIFRYLQNRSRIQVWLYEQVNMRIEGCIIGFDEYMNLVLDDAEEIHSKTKSRKQLGRIMLKGDNITLLQSVSN